A genome region from Alteripontixanthobacter maritimus includes the following:
- a CDS encoding GntR family transcriptional regulator: MSEPARPVYLKLRDMIAAAIMDGRYAEGAMLPSVRAFAAEQGANPLTVAKAYQQFQSDGLVAVQRGVGMYVTKGAADKLRTAERQAFLSGEWPEIKARMQRLRIDPAALLTQESA; the protein is encoded by the coding sequence ATGTCCGAACCTGCCCGTCCTGTATATTTGAAGCTGCGCGACATGATTGCCGCGGCGATCATGGATGGGCGGTATGCCGAAGGGGCCATGTTGCCATCGGTACGCGCTTTCGCGGCGGAGCAGGGGGCCAATCCACTCACCGTGGCCAAGGCGTATCAACAATTCCAGTCCGACGGGCTGGTCGCTGTGCAGCGCGGGGTTGGCATGTATGTAACCAAGGGCGCCGCCGACAAGTTGCGCACTGCCGAACGGCAGGCCTTTCTCAGTGGGGAGTGGCCGGAAATAAAAGCCCGGATGCAACGTCTACGGATCGATCCGGCCGCTCTTTTGACGCAGGAATCTGCCTGA
- a CDS encoding peptide MFS transporter, translated as MYELIFTFDSAYEAIAFWVAVVALAGFLLGGLFLVTRPTAEVVGHPKGLFLLFMAEMWERFSYYGMRALLIFYLVQHWAFSDSDASIIYGAYTALVYITPVIGGYLADRYLGQRKAVLFGAVLLTFGHFFMAFEGDGGQADPTINVFWAALALIIVGSGFLKANISVIVGQLYSRTDIRRDPAYTIFYMGINVGAATAAIICGYLGQSPEWGWSWGFGLAGAGMLIGLIFFVVGKPLLLGRGESQHPERIAGGREWGIYGVGLAMVAFCWIAIQFQDEVGVFLGTFGAALVCYVLAIATFQLPYGSYANAPRPAFMVFMAGAALLVLSMFFLVIGNEGAKWPAVIGGGTVLTVLVTQMIGKVAHDRDRIVSAMFLIIVSVVFWALFEQAGSSLNLFTDRHVDTQGVNASMFQSINAIYIVLLAPIFAMLWQGLARKGAEPSTPMKFGLALVQVGLGFLVLKWGAESVGVNIPTPVIFIFLIYLLHTTGELCLSPVGLSAMNRLAPTHMASLIMGTWFFASATGNFAAGLIAAATGAENVSEAAGKQLVLDVYGTVGWYAMGIGVAAMVISPLIKKLMHLDTLADDNVGDDLEGLSQAGLEQQEAGIHPATRPKG; from the coding sequence ATGTATGAGCTGATCTTTACCTTCGATTCCGCATATGAGGCTATCGCCTTCTGGGTGGCTGTAGTCGCGCTGGCAGGATTCCTGCTGGGTGGTCTGTTTCTGGTAACGCGGCCGACGGCTGAAGTCGTTGGGCACCCCAAGGGGCTTTTCCTCCTTTTCATGGCCGAAATGTGGGAACGCTTTTCCTATTACGGTATGCGGGCGCTGTTGATTTTCTATCTGGTTCAGCACTGGGCCTTTTCGGATTCCGACGCCTCGATAATTTACGGGGCCTATACCGCGCTCGTTTATATCACTCCCGTCATTGGCGGATATCTGGCCGACCGCTATCTGGGTCAACGCAAGGCTGTGCTTTTTGGTGCGGTCCTGTTGACCTTCGGGCACTTCTTCATGGCGTTTGAAGGTGATGGCGGACAGGCTGATCCGACTATCAACGTTTTCTGGGCAGCGTTGGCGCTTATCATCGTCGGCTCCGGGTTCCTGAAGGCGAACATTTCAGTCATCGTCGGGCAGCTCTACTCGCGTACCGATATCCGCCGCGACCCGGCTTATACCATTTTTTACATGGGAATTAATGTTGGCGCCGCGACCGCCGCTATCATCTGCGGTTATCTTGGCCAGAGCCCCGAATGGGGTTGGAGCTGGGGCTTTGGCCTTGCCGGGGCAGGCATGTTGATTGGACTGATTTTCTTTGTCGTCGGCAAACCGTTGCTGCTGGGGCGCGGCGAAAGCCAGCATCCGGAACGCATCGCAGGCGGCAGGGAATGGGGCATTTACGGCGTCGGCCTCGCAATGGTCGCGTTCTGCTGGATTGCTATTCAGTTTCAGGACGAAGTTGGCGTATTCCTTGGGACATTCGGGGCAGCATTGGTCTGTTATGTTCTGGCTATTGCCACATTCCAGCTTCCCTACGGTAGCTATGCCAATGCCCCGCGGCCGGCTTTCATGGTATTCATGGCCGGTGCGGCGCTGCTCGTACTTTCGATGTTCTTCCTCGTAATCGGTAACGAAGGTGCGAAATGGCCGGCCGTCATCGGCGGGGGAACGGTTCTGACCGTCTTGGTTACGCAGATGATCGGCAAAGTTGCCCACGACCGCGACCGTATTGTTTCGGCAATGTTCCTGATCATTGTGTCGGTTGTGTTCTGGGCGTTGTTCGAACAGGCGGGCTCCAGCCTCAATCTGTTTACCGACCGCCACGTGGATACGCAGGGTGTGAACGCATCCATGTTCCAGTCAATCAACGCGATTTACATCGTTCTGCTGGCACCGATATTCGCAATGCTGTGGCAGGGATTGGCGCGAAAGGGGGCCGAGCCGTCTACGCCAATGAAGTTCGGCTTGGCTTTGGTGCAGGTGGGCCTCGGCTTCCTGGTCCTTAAATGGGGTGCCGAGTCCGTTGGGGTCAATATTCCGACCCCTGTGATTTTCATCTTCCTGATCTACCTGCTGCACACAACTGGTGAATTGTGCCTTAGCCCGGTGGGTCTATCGGCGATGAACCGGTTGGCACCTACTCATATGGCTTCGCTGATTATGGGTACTTGGTTCTTCGCGTCAGCCACTGGTAACTTCGCCGCTGGTCTTATTGCGGCTGCGACTGGTGCAGAAAATGTCAGCGAGGCTGCAGGCAAGCAGCTTGTCCTCGATGTGTATGGAACAGTTGGCTGGTATGCGATGGGTATCGGTGTGGCGGCGATGGTGATTAGTCCGCTGATTAAAAAGTTGATGCATCTCGATACGCTGGCCGACGATAATGTGGGTGATGATCTGGAAGGGCTGTCGCAGGCCGGTCTGGAACAGCAGGAAGCGGGCATTCATCCCGCGACGCGCCCAAAGGGCTAA
- a CDS encoding integration host factor subunit beta, translating to MIRSELLEALQKDNPDLKPDEVEQVLDVFFSEIANRLAEGGRVELRGFGAFSTRERKARKGRNPRTGEAVDVPAKRVPYFKPGKDMRERLNAG from the coding sequence ATGATACGTTCCGAATTACTGGAAGCTTTGCAGAAGGACAATCCCGACCTGAAGCCCGACGAGGTGGAGCAGGTGCTGGACGTTTTCTTCAGTGAAATCGCAAACCGCCTTGCGGAAGGCGGCCGGGTCGAACTTCGCGGTTTCGGTGCCTTTTCCACGCGCGAACGCAAGGCGCGTAAAGGCCGTAACCCGCGCACCGGGGAGGCAGTGGACGTACCGGCGAAGCGGGTGCCGTATTTCAAACCGGGCAAGGACATGCGCGAGCGTCTCAACGCCGGCTGA
- a CDS encoding amidohydrolase encodes MHIRAMATLAGAAMLAACSTSGDNNRGDVASARGAPLGDNDRVPFASTYEPYPGAPTALVGATVFDGAGGRIDNGTVLFSGGKIVGIGDASLGTDGYTRIDGTGKYVTPGIIDVHSHLGDYPSPSVDAHSDGNEATSPTTPEVWAEHSVWPQDPGFSRAMANGGITSLQVLPGSANLMGGRSSTLKNVPSRTVQGMKFPGAPYGFKMACGENPKRVYGGRGRAPSTRMGNFAINRQTWLDAKVYADGDRDKRDLAKETLAGVLDGDILVHNHCYRADEMALVMDMAKEMGYKVTAFHHAIESYKIGDLLRENDVCSAIWADWYGFKMEAYDAIPENAALLQKQGACVVIHSDDENGIQRLNQEAAKAQHAGRRMGIEIADAEVIRWITLNAAKAMGVEAMTGSLEAGKMADVVLWNGNPLSVYSRPEKVWVDGALLYDAMDPKRRPVSDFELGQPGEGDVK; translated from the coding sequence ATGCATATCCGCGCCATGGCAACACTTGCAGGCGCGGCTATGCTCGCGGCCTGTTCCACCTCCGGCGACAATAATAGGGGCGATGTTGCCTCCGCTCGCGGTGCGCCGCTAGGCGATAATGACCGCGTTCCCTTCGCCTCGACCTACGAACCCTATCCCGGCGCGCCCACCGCTCTGGTCGGCGCGACCGTGTTCGACGGGGCCGGCGGGCGGATCGACAACGGCACGGTGCTGTTTTCCGGCGGCAAGATCGTGGGCATCGGCGACGCATCGCTCGGCACCGATGGCTACACCCGCATCGATGGGACCGGCAAATATGTGACGCCGGGTATTATCGACGTGCATTCCCATCTGGGCGATTATCCCAGCCCCAGCGTGGACGCGCATTCCGACGGCAACGAAGCCACCAGCCCGACCACGCCCGAAGTCTGGGCGGAACACTCCGTCTGGCCGCAGGACCCCGGTTTCAGCCGCGCGATGGCCAATGGCGGGATCACCAGCCTGCAAGTCCTTCCCGGCAGCGCGAACCTGATGGGCGGACGGTCCTCCACTTTGAAAAACGTGCCCAGCCGCACGGTGCAGGGCATGAAATTCCCCGGCGCACCCTATGGCTTCAAGATGGCCTGCGGTGAAAACCCCAAGCGCGTTTATGGCGGCCGTGGGCGCGCGCCGTCCACCCGGATGGGCAACTTCGCCATCAATCGCCAGACGTGGTTGGATGCTAAGGTCTACGCCGATGGCGACCGTGACAAGCGCGACCTGGCCAAAGAGACACTGGCCGGCGTGCTCGACGGCGATATCCTGGTCCACAATCACTGCTACCGCGCCGACGAAATGGCACTCGTCATGGATATGGCGAAAGAGATGGGTTACAAGGTGACCGCCTTCCACCACGCCATCGAAAGCTACAAGATTGGCGATTTGCTGCGCGAAAACGACGTGTGCAGCGCGATCTGGGCGGACTGGTACGGTTTCAAGATGGAAGCCTATGACGCGATCCCTGAAAACGCGGCGCTGCTGCAGAAACAGGGCGCCTGCGTGGTCATTCACTCCGACGATGAAAACGGTATCCAACGCCTGAATCAGGAGGCTGCCAAGGCGCAGCACGCCGGTCGCCGCATGGGGATCGAGATTGCCGATGCCGAAGTCATCCGCTGGATCACACTGAACGCAGCCAAGGCGATGGGCGTCGAAGCAATGACCGGCAGTCTGGAAGCGGGCAAGATGGCCGATGTGGTGCTGTGGAACGGCAACCCGCTGTCGGTCTATTCGCGGCCGGAAAAGGTCTGGGTCGATGGCGCGCTGCTATATGATGCGATGGATCCGAAACGCCGACCGGTGAGCGATTTCGAGCTTGGCCAACCCGGTGAAGGGGACGTGAAATGA
- a CDS encoding NAD(P)/FAD-dependent oxidoreductase has protein sequence MTAHNAGTGSHQLDVDVAIVGAGPAGLTAGYLLTKQGKSVAIIEKDATYVGGISRTVEHDGYRFDIGGHRFFSKSQQVVDLWNEILPDDFIQRPRMSRIYYEGKFYSYPLRAFEALGNLGIWRSTACMASYLRYKLFPVKNVESFEDWTINQFGKKLYSIFFKTYTEKVWGMPCDEMSADWAAQRIKGLSLWSAVIDGLKRSLGLNKRPNDGQEHKTLLETFRYPRLGPGMMWDAARDKIVAAGGTVHMGHGLKQMSQGSDDSWRVTADGPDGELAIRAKHVISSAPMRELAARLHPLPDTAWNGGQLKYRDFLTVALMIRSEDLFPDNWIYIHDDSVKVGRVQNFRSWSPEMVPDPDVACVGLEYFCFENDGLWSMDDDALVELAAKEMQALGLADPADVVGGAVVRQEKAYPVYDGDYASHVEALRQELEETHPTLHLVGRNGMHRYNNQDHAMMTAMLTVENILAGSRVYDTWCVNEDAEYHEAGDEGAQAALPARETGGADNAPASRPLSDDQVAALTSLRGVPERIAADGKSKDNRAA, from the coding sequence ATGACCGCACATAATGCCGGAACCGGCTCACACCAGCTGGATGTCGACGTGGCGATCGTAGGCGCGGGACCTGCCGGACTGACAGCTGGTTATCTGCTGACGAAGCAGGGTAAATCAGTCGCGATCATCGAGAAGGACGCCACTTACGTTGGCGGCATCAGCCGCACGGTGGAACATGACGGATACCGCTTCGACATCGGCGGACACCGGTTTTTCTCCAAAAGCCAGCAGGTCGTCGATCTGTGGAACGAGATATTACCCGACGATTTCATCCAGCGCCCGCGGATGAGCCGCATCTATTACGAAGGCAAATTCTACAGCTATCCCTTGCGCGCGTTCGAAGCGCTGGGGAATCTGGGCATCTGGCGCAGCACTGCCTGCATGGCGAGCTATCTGCGCTACAAACTGTTTCCAGTGAAGAACGTGGAAAGCTTCGAGGACTGGACCATCAACCAGTTCGGCAAGAAATTGTATTCGATCTTTTTCAAGACCTACACCGAAAAAGTGTGGGGTATGCCATGCGACGAAATGAGCGCGGACTGGGCGGCCCAGCGGATCAAGGGGTTGAGCCTGTGGAGCGCGGTTATCGACGGGCTGAAACGCTCGCTCGGCCTCAACAAGAGGCCAAATGACGGGCAGGAACACAAGACGCTGCTGGAAACCTTTCGCTACCCGCGCCTAGGCCCGGGCATGATGTGGGATGCGGCGCGCGACAAGATCGTGGCCGCTGGCGGCACCGTGCATATGGGTCACGGCCTCAAGCAGATGTCGCAAGGGTCGGACGATAGCTGGCGGGTCACGGCGGACGGGCCCGATGGCGAACTGGCGATCCGTGCGAAGCATGTCATCAGCAGCGCGCCAATGCGCGAACTCGCCGCACGCCTCCACCCCCTGCCCGACACCGCGTGGAACGGCGGACAGCTGAAATACCGTGACTTCCTGACCGTGGCGTTGATGATCCGATCGGAAGACCTGTTTCCCGACAACTGGATCTATATCCACGACGATTCGGTGAAAGTCGGCCGGGTACAGAACTTCCGCAGCTGGTCGCCCGAGATGGTGCCCGATCCCGATGTCGCCTGCGTGGGCCTGGAATATTTCTGCTTCGAGAATGACGGCCTCTGGTCGATGGATGACGATGCGCTTGTCGAATTGGCCGCGAAGGAAATGCAGGCGCTGGGCCTGGCCGATCCGGCCGATGTGGTCGGCGGCGCGGTGGTGCGGCAGGAAAAGGCGTATCCGGTCTATGACGGCGACTACGCGTCCCATGTCGAGGCTCTGCGGCAGGAACTGGAAGAAACGCATCCAACGCTGCACTTGGTCGGACGCAACGGGATGCACCGTTACAACAATCAGGATCACGCCATGATGACGGCGATGCTGACGGTGGAGAACATTCTCGCCGGAAGCCGCGTCTACGACACATGGTGCGTTAACGAAGACGCTGAATATCACGAGGCGGGTGACGAGGGCGCACAAGCTGCGCTGCCGGCGCGCGAAACAGGCGGGGCGGATAATGCGCCAGCTTCAAGACCATTGTCGGACGATCAGGTCGCGGCGCTCACATCGTTGCGCGGTGTGCCGGAACGGATTGCCGCCGATGGTAAATCGAAAGATAACCGCGCGGCGTGA
- a CDS encoding cytochrome P450, whose amino-acid sequence MATQAADLGPILPAGGTGWTRSPSAYAALRGHREDHPEQQPKHPDPFDVSRSDIYAEDRWQPIFAEMRAKGPMHYIEESPFGPYWAVVQHEAIQHIEALPDVFSSSWEHGGITILDRLEEIEGDRFELPMFIAMDRPEHTGQRRTVAPAFTPKEMKRMDGDIRKRTGDLLDSLPEGEQFDWVEKVSIELTTGMLALLFDFPWEDRDLLTFWSDWAGDTELASVRDLDERRRAMLYEMAGYFQQLWARKSGEEPQPDLISMMIHSPAMNSMSPQEFMGNLILLIVGGNDTTRNTMSGIVHGFDKFPDQRELFETQPDLIPNAVQECIRMQTPLAHMRRTATQDHELFGNQVKAGDKVVLWYLSANRDEQVFDNPDKLDITRDNARRHLAFGYGIHRCVGARLAELQLRILLEEMHSRRMRVKVTGDVERVQANFVHGFRKLETTISRF is encoded by the coding sequence ATGGCGACCCAAGCAGCAGATCTCGGACCCATCTTGCCAGCGGGGGGAACCGGCTGGACCCGATCACCCAGCGCCTATGCAGCGCTGCGCGGTCATCGCGAAGACCATCCCGAACAGCAGCCGAAACATCCCGACCCGTTCGATGTCAGCCGCAGCGACATCTATGCCGAAGACCGCTGGCAGCCGATTTTTGCCGAGATGCGCGCCAAAGGCCCGATGCATTACATCGAGGAAAGCCCCTTCGGCCCCTACTGGGCGGTGGTCCAGCACGAAGCGATCCAGCATATCGAGGCGTTGCCCGATGTCTTTTCCTCGAGCTGGGAACATGGCGGCATCACCATCCTCGACCGGCTGGAGGAGATCGAGGGCGACCGGTTCGAACTGCCGATGTTCATCGCGATGGACCGGCCCGAACATACCGGCCAGCGGCGCACCGTTGCGCCTGCATTCACGCCGAAGGAAATGAAGCGGATGGATGGCGATATCCGCAAGCGCACCGGCGACCTGCTCGATTCGCTGCCCGAAGGGGAACAGTTCGACTGGGTGGAAAAGGTTTCCATCGAACTCACTACCGGAATGCTGGCCTTGCTGTTCGATTTTCCATGGGAAGACCGCGACCTGCTGACCTTCTGGTCGGACTGGGCGGGCGATACCGAACTTGCCAGCGTGCGCGATCTTGATGAACGCAGGCGCGCAATGCTGTATGAAATGGCAGGCTATTTCCAGCAGCTATGGGCCCGCAAGAGCGGTGAGGAGCCGCAGCCCGACCTGATTTCCATGATGATCCATTCGCCCGCCATGAACAGCATGAGCCCGCAAGAATTCATGGGCAATCTGATCCTGCTGATCGTGGGCGGCAACGACACCACCCGCAACACCATGTCCGGCATCGTGCATGGCTTCGACAAATTTCCCGATCAGCGCGAGCTGTTCGAGACGCAGCCCGACCTCATCCCCAATGCGGTGCAGGAATGCATCCGGATGCAGACCCCGCTGGCCCACATGCGACGCACCGCCACGCAGGATCACGAATTGTTCGGCAATCAGGTGAAGGCCGGCGACAAGGTGGTGCTGTGGTACCTTTCCGCCAATCGCGACGAGCAGGTGTTCGACAATCCGGACAAGCTGGACATCACGCGCGACAACGCACGCCGCCATCTCGCCTTCGGCTATGGCATCCATCGCTGCGTTGGGGCGCGGCTGGCCGAATTGCAGCTTCGCATCCTGCTGGAGGAAATGCATTCCCGCCGAATGCGCGTGAAAGTAACCGGTGATGTGGAACGTGTGCAGGCGAACTTCGTCCATGGTTTCCGCAAGCTGGAAACCACCATTTCGCGCTTTTGA
- the msrB gene encoding peptide-methionine (R)-S-oxide reductase MsrB, whose translation MNNIQSSRRNILRWAGIGVAMPMLASCGSPAEARSWKVSLTEAQWRKKLTAAEFRILRKAGTERPYSSPLDKEKRKGIFICAGCDNRLYASSTKFDSGTGWPSFWKPLPGAIATKTDYKVGYPRTEVLCADCGGHLGHVFDDGPKPTGKRYCMNGAAMDFRPA comes from the coding sequence ATGAACAACATCCAATCCTCGCGCCGCAATATCCTACGCTGGGCCGGTATCGGTGTGGCGATGCCCATGCTGGCATCATGCGGCTCGCCCGCCGAAGCGCGCAGCTGGAAGGTTTCGTTGACAGAAGCGCAGTGGCGCAAAAAGCTGACTGCGGCCGAGTTTCGTATCCTGCGAAAGGCCGGGACGGAGCGGCCCTATTCCAGCCCGCTCGACAAGGAAAAACGCAAGGGCATCTTCATCTGCGCCGGCTGCGACAACCGGCTGTATGCCTCGTCCACAAAATTCGATTCCGGCACTGGCTGGCCCAGTTTCTGGAAACCGCTGCCCGGCGCCATCGCCACGAAAACGGATTACAAGGTCGGCTATCCCCGTACCGAGGTTCTGTGCGCCGATTGCGGCGGGCATCTGGGCCATGTGTTCGACGACGGGCCCAAGCCGACCGGCAAACGCTATTGCATGAACGGTGCGGCAATGGATTTCCGCCCCGCCTGA
- a CDS encoding PilZ domain-containing protein: MNHNAISPPQPRPQVSSASPAPSSPASNNAAGHDRYDADMPSDIDGRQDERVTLLIRPAKLITGRGEFLAVIRDVSSSGLCLRFFHPGPSDHRCELELRSGQRHRLDRVWGREMEAGFRFHEPTDLRLIVSEKGPYGSRHLRFSLDLAVQLRVRGASGRAQMLNLSQQGALVRCDQPLATEQRLILTADGLPEIEARVRWCRGDLYGLVLDTTISMRELACFVATLQGAGNHAAYRHEAMSGMAMHRAAVNLPSHGDPHPR, from the coding sequence ATGAATCACAACGCTATTTCGCCGCCGCAGCCGCGACCGCAAGTCTCGTCCGCATCGCCCGCTCCTTCGAGCCCGGCATCCAATAACGCCGCCGGTCACGACCGCTACGATGCCGATATGCCCAGCGACATCGATGGTCGGCAGGATGAACGGGTCACGCTGCTGATCCGTCCAGCCAAGCTGATTACCGGCAGGGGGGAGTTCCTGGCGGTCATCAGAGACGTGTCGAGCTCCGGACTGTGCCTGCGCTTTTTCCATCCTGGCCCTTCGGACCATCGCTGCGAACTGGAATTGAGAAGCGGCCAGCGGCATCGTCTGGACCGGGTCTGGGGCCGGGAGATGGAAGCTGGGTTCCGCTTCCACGAACCCACCGATCTGCGCCTGATCGTTTCTGAAAAAGGTCCCTATGGCAGCCGCCATTTGCGCTTTTCCCTGGACCTTGCGGTCCAGTTGCGCGTCCGCGGCGCGTCTGGCCGCGCGCAAATGCTTAACCTGTCGCAACAAGGTGCTCTGGTGCGTTGCGATCAGCCTCTGGCCACAGAACAGCGCCTGATTCTGACCGCAGACGGCCTGCCCGAAATCGAGGCGCGCGTTCGCTGGTGCAGGGGCGACCTTTATGGCCTCGTGCTCGACACCACCATCTCGATGCGCGAACTGGCCTGTTTCGTGGCGACGTTGCAGGGGGCAGGTAACCACGCGGCCTACCGGCACGAAGCGATGTCTGGAATGGCTATGCATCGGGCCGCGGTAAACCTGCCATCGCACGGAGACCCGCACCCGCGTTAA
- a CDS encoding ABC transporter permease: MTGSVTTGPATANFATAGAGTHAKDRLSIWQAAFVIARRDFTAILFSKAFFFFLIGPLFFLAISAGAGLLGASAASSADSPKLAVAMAGEDTAAFAAAHKELDELIGMPDILSIDPAEADNTQALLADKDRNIAAVLTGSLAAPELVGTQERLDRWEGDVALIAANAAGTAGEFPPVTMTATANSSANTRSANVATGTGALTLLFMLTMLLAGMVLSNLVEEKGNKIIEILAASIPMDAVFLGKLFAMLAISFVGIAVWGTVAGALLFFGADALPAIPAPAVGWPLFAVLFLVYFAMAYLLIGSVFLAVGSMAPTVRDVQTISMPATILQLCVFFLATFAMTKTGSAIELFAVLFPLSSPYAMVARGAQEAALWPHLLALVWQIMWVAIFVKAGATLFRKKVLQSGSTPKERRTRRRFFGLGPKIPLDQMG; this comes from the coding sequence ATGACCGGTTCTGTAACAACTGGCCCCGCAACAGCTAACTTCGCAACAGCCGGGGCTGGAACCCACGCTAAGGATCGCCTGTCCATCTGGCAGGCAGCGTTCGTGATCGCCCGGCGCGATTTCACCGCCATCCTGTTTTCCAAGGCGTTTTTCTTCTTCCTGATCGGGCCGCTGTTCTTCCTCGCCATCAGTGCCGGGGCAGGTTTGCTGGGAGCGAGCGCGGCCAGCAGTGCCGACAGCCCCAAACTGGCGGTCGCCATGGCGGGCGAAGATACCGCCGCCTTCGCCGCTGCGCATAAGGAGCTGGACGAGCTGATCGGCATGCCGGACATTCTCAGCATCGATCCGGCCGAGGCGGACAATACGCAGGCGCTGCTCGCCGACAAGGATCGCAATATCGCGGCCGTGCTCACCGGCAGCCTGGCCGCGCCCGAACTGGTCGGCACGCAGGAACGATTGGACCGGTGGGAAGGCGACGTGGCGCTGATCGCTGCCAACGCCGCCGGAACTGCCGGCGAGTTTCCACCGGTTACCATGACGGCGACTGCCAATAGCAGTGCCAATACCCGCAGCGCCAATGTCGCCACCGGTACCGGTGCGCTTACGCTGTTGTTCATGTTGACCATGCTGCTTGCCGGGATGGTGCTGTCCAATCTCGTCGAGGAGAAGGGCAACAAGATCATCGAGATCCTCGCTGCCTCGATCCCGATGGATGCGGTGTTCCTGGGTAAGCTGTTCGCCATGCTGGCCATCAGTTTCGTCGGAATTGCGGTGTGGGGTACGGTGGCCGGTGCGCTGCTGTTTTTCGGGGCAGACGCGCTTCCGGCAATCCCCGCCCCGGCGGTTGGCTGGCCGCTGTTCGCGGTGCTGTTCCTCGTTTATTTCGCCATGGCTTACCTGCTCATCGGGTCGGTCTTCCTGGCAGTCGGATCCATGGCACCGACGGTGCGCGACGTGCAGACGATATCGATGCCGGCCACGATCCTGCAGCTATGCGTGTTTTTCCTGGCGACCTTCGCCATGACGAAAACCGGGTCTGCCATCGAGCTGTTTGCCGTGTTGTTCCCGCTTTCCAGTCCGTACGCCATGGTGGCACGCGGCGCGCAGGAAGCGGCACTCTGGCCGCATTTGCTGGCGCTGGTGTGGCAAATCATGTGGGTCGCGATCTTCGTGAAGGCGGGCGCCACGCTGTTCCGCAAGAAGGTGCTGCAATCCGGCTCCACCCCGAAGGAGCGGCGCACCAGGCGGAGGTTCTTCGGCCTCGGCCCGAAAATACCGCTCGATCAGATGGGTTGA
- a CDS encoding GtrA family protein, translating into MNWLLALLRNLRLLPYLLASIGALALDIACFLSLMQIGLDPAPASAAGYSFGILAHWLLSSRTVFTDNVADGGFERWRQKALFVVSAFIGLLLTTLIVGSADNAGFDPRLAKLIAVFVSFTATWLLRALVVFRAPALDRRAG; encoded by the coding sequence ATGAACTGGCTGCTGGCCCTGCTCCGCAATTTGCGTCTGCTGCCCTATCTGCTGGCCAGCATTGGTGCGCTGGCGCTGGATATCGCGTGCTTCCTGTCATTGATGCAGATCGGGCTCGATCCCGCGCCCGCATCGGCTGCCGGTTACAGTTTCGGCATCCTGGCCCACTGGCTGCTGTCCAGCCGCACGGTTTTTACCGACAACGTCGCGGATGGCGGGTTTGAACGCTGGCGGCAAAAGGCGCTGTTCGTCGTTTCCGCCTTCATCGGTTTGCTGCTTACGACGCTGATTGTGGGGAGCGCCGACAATGCGGGGTTCGATCCGCGGCTGGCCAAACTGATTGCAGTGTTCGTCAGTTTCACCGCAACCTGGTTATTGCGCGCCCTCGTGGTGTTCCGCGCGCCTGCGCTGGACCGGAGGGCGGGCTGA